Within Oribacterium sp. oral taxon 102, the genomic segment AAATTCAAAAATACGGAAAGGACAATACGGATGAAATATCTGATTGCGAGTGATATTCACGGCTCCGCCTACTGGTGCAGGAAAATGCTGGAGAAATTTCAGGAGAGCAAAGCGGAGAAGCTGATCCTTCTGGGAGACATCCTATATCACGGGCCGAGGAACGATCTGCCGAGAGACTATGCCCCGAAGCAGGTGATTGAAATGCTGAATCCGCTTAGAAACCGGATCTACGCGGTACGCGGGAACTGTGAGGCGGAGGTTGATCAGATGGTGCTCGCGTTCCCGGTAATGGCGGACTATGCCCTGCTTTCTCTGAACGGACACACAATCTATGCGACGCACGGGCATCTCTTCAATGAGGAGACGCTGCCGCCGCTCTCTTCGGGTGAGGCGCTCCTTCACGGGCACACACATCTCCTGAGGGCGGAGAGGCTGGAGCGGGACGGGCTTCCCTTCCTCTGTCTGAACCCGGGCTCGGTTTCGCTTCCGAAGGGCGGAAATCCGAACAGCTATGCGATTCTGGAGGGAGATCTCTATCAGGTTTTCGACTTCGACGGAAATTTGCTGGCGGAGATCGGGCTGGAGGCATGAGAGGAGAGGCGTTGCGGAACGCAGGGAGCGCGGAGGAGATTTCATGTGTCCCTGGTTGACTTTACTGTTTCACAGTGTTAAAATACTGATGTATAAGTCTCCGCCGGGCGACGGAATGGATGCTGTGCCGGTACGAACGGGCATTCCGGCACCTGATCTGCAAATGCCTGCCTCTTCCCGATTAAAGATCGGGGGGGGGAGCCACGCGGAAAACCACAGGGCAAGGGTCTGAGATACCTCTCCGGCGAAGCAGCGAAGTGACGCGTAGACTTATATCGTATAATGGGATTTCTACGGCATATCGTATAGGCTGCTCCGGAATGGAGGCGTACGGAAAGGATGTAGAAGCCGATAAGCCGATAAGGCGAAAAGCAAGGGAGACAGGATGAACAGTAAGTTAAAGACCGGAGAGGTAGAGCATCTCTTCGATGCGATGCTGACGCTGCGGGATAAGGAGGATTATTACAAGTTCTTCGAGGATCTCTGCACGATCAATGAGCTGCTGTCGATGGCGCAGCGCTATGAGGTCGCGAAGATGCTGCGGGAGGGACATACCTACCTTGATATTGCGAAGAGCACCGGCGCCTCGACGGCGACGATTTCCAGAGTGAACCGTTCCCTGAACTATGGGGCGGACGGTTACGATATCGCATTTCAGAGGCTGGGGCTGGAGGATCGCTCCGGGAGGGGAAGAGATTAGGGACAGGGAAGGGCTTCGGGAATATCCCGAAGCCCTTTCAAAAATCCGAACGGCATAGCGCTGCATTCCTTGTCAAAATGGGAATATGCTCCAATATGGCTGCCCTGCGGTTCAGCGCTTCTTTTTCTCCCCGCTCTTTTCCCGAAGCTGATCCGTGATCCTCTCGATCAGCTGTTTTTTCAGATAAATATCATAGGCAAGCTCGGAAATGAAGGCAAAGAGCTGCAGCTCGGAACGCGCTTCCTCGGTAAGACCGGAGAAGGCATCCTGTGCCGGAGAGAAGCTCTCGGAGGCGCGCGCAAACTTTGTCCGGATATCCTCGATCAGGCGATCCCTGGCGTCAGCCTCCAGCGAGAAGACCTCCTCGTAGACTTTCGCGAGAGAGGGGACGGCGTCTGATGCGAAGTACGTGTCATGCAGCGGGCGTAGGATCTCCTCGATGTCGGACAGGCTCAGAATCCCCTTATAGTAGTAGATGAAGAGGAGCATCAGAATATGATTCCGCGAATAGCGCTTCTTCACCGGCGGCGGAAGAAGCTTGTTTTTCGCGTAGTTGTTAATCATGGTTTTTGTCAGCGCCTTGTCAGAGGGACTGCGCTTCATCATCGAAAGCTGCTCCTCCATGAAGCCGGTCACCTGATCCATGTACAGCGCGAGCCCTGGGATCTCGGAAGCAGGGATATACCGGAGCTCTTGCAGATATTCGGTTAGCTCTTCTAAAAGGTTCTTTTCCATAGCACGATTATAGCACAAAAGGATGAGGACGACAAGATGTGGTTTTTAAAACCATGTGGAAAGCGAGGTGTGGGCAAAGCATATTGCAGGCATTGGAATCATCTTGCGTCCATGTTATACTGGCTCCTATGGAAAAGAGAGGTAGAGGAATGGAAAATCTGGAAGCGATGATGAACGAGAGACAGGCGGAGGCGGTGCGGCAGACAGAAGGCCCCCTGCTGGTGCTGGCAGGCGCCGGCTCCGGGAAGACACGGGTACTGACGCACCGTGTGGCATATCTGATCGAAAACCGCGGTGTCGCACCGTGGCATATTCTGGCGATTACCTTCACGAACAAGGCAGCGCAGGAGATGAGGGAGCGCGTGAACCGGCTGATCGGAGCGCGCGCTTCGGAGATCTGGGTATCTACCTTTCACAGCATGTGTGTGCGGATTCTCCGGCGGAATATCGAGGCACTCGGCTACACACGGGATTTCTCTATCTATGATACAGAGGATCAGAAAACGGTAATGAAGCAGATCTTCAAGGATCTGAACATCGATTCGAAGCTGCTTCGGGAGCGGGCGGTGCTCTCTGTGATTTCGACGGCGAAGAACAGCGGGACGGATGCCGCCTCCTTTCAGCGGGAGGCGGGCGGAAGCCTGCAGGAGCGAAGAATTGCGGACTGCTATCTCGAATATGAGAAGCGGCTCCGGCAGAATAATGCGCTGGATTTCGACGATCTGCTGCTCCGGACGCTGGAGCTGCTTCGGAAGCAGGAGGAGGTACGCGCTTACTATCAGGAGCGCTTTCGCTATATTCTCGTGGACGAATATCAGGATACGAACGACGTCCAGTTCGAGCTGGTGCATATCCTTGCGGAGCGG encodes:
- the yfcE gene encoding phosphodiesterase, which translates into the protein MKYLIASDIHGSAYWCRKMLEKFQESKAEKLILLGDILYHGPRNDLPRDYAPKQVIEMLNPLRNRIYAVRGNCEAEVDQMVLAFPVMADYALLSLNGHTIYATHGHLFNEETLPPLSSGEALLHGHTHLLRAERLERDGLPFLCLNPGSVSLPKGGNPNSYAILEGDLYQVFDFDGNLLAEIGLEA
- a CDS encoding DUF1836 domain-containing protein — its product is MEKNLLEELTEYLQELRYIPASEIPGLALYMDQVTGFMEEQLSMMKRSPSDKALTKTMINNYAKNKLLPPPVKKRYSRNHILMLLFIYYYKGILSLSDIEEILRPLHDTYFASDAVPSLAKVYEEVFSLEADARDRLIEDIRTKFARASESFSPAQDAFSGLTEEARSELQLFAFISELAYDIYLKKQLIERITDQLREKSGEKKKR
- a CDS encoding YerC/YecD family TrpR-related protein; translated protein: MNSKLKTGEVEHLFDAMLTLRDKEDYYKFFEDLCTINELLSMAQRYEVAKMLREGHTYLDIAKSTGASTATISRVNRSLNYGADGYDIAFQRLGLEDRSGRGRD